A DNA window from Schistocerca gregaria isolate iqSchGreg1 chromosome 2, iqSchGreg1.2, whole genome shotgun sequence contains the following coding sequences:
- the LOC126335132 gene encoding uncharacterized protein LOC126335132 yields the protein MLRHALALLLIAAVGSASYPKITVLFQDPADYQGEAKCCMGAFNTPHNYTGAYQVNALYLSSHVRNYATLEIGPEQQNIRITMSETPYGVSDWKVVATATYSEVAEPLQLLRVPISYKTDPSKYYLFEISYGGSYTYPTYSSIDISAGPYKTSYNAFILGIDYEKA from the exons ATGCTGAGACACGCCTTGGCTCTGTTGCTGATCGCAGCTGTTGGGAGTG CTTCGTACCCGAAGATCACGGTGCTGTTCCAAGACCCGGCGGACTACCAAGGCGAGGCGAAGTGCTGCATGGGCGCCTTCAACACCCCACACAACTACACGGGTGCCTACCAGGTGAACGCGCTCTACCTCAGCAGCCACGTGCGCAACTACGCCACTCTGGAGATAGGACCAGAGCAGCAGAACATCAGGATCACCATGAGCGAGACTCCGTATGGCGTTTCCGACTGGAAGGTCGTGGCCACAGCCACCTACTCGGAAGTAGCCGAGCCTCTCCAGCTCCTCAGGGTGCCTATCAGCTACAAGACCGATCCGTCCAAATATTACCTGTTCGAAATCTCGTACGGTGGCAGCTACACGTACCCTACATATTCATCTATCGATATATCTGCTGGTCCTTACAAGACAAGCTACAATGCCTTTATACTGGGTATCGACTACGAGAAAGCATAA